From the genome of Hydrogenophilus thermoluteolus, one region includes:
- a CDS encoding oxidative damage protection protein yields the protein MTRTVFCVKLQKEAEGLERPPLPGPLGKKVYEQISKEAWQAWQRYQTMLINEYRLNLLDPQARKFLQEQMEQFLFGTGAGPEAIPNYVPPQN from the coding sequence ATGACACGAACCGTTTTTTGTGTGAAGTTACAGAAAGAAGCCGAAGGGCTGGAACGTCCGCCGCTGCCAGGGCCGCTGGGAAAGAAGGTCTATGAGCAGATCTCGAAAGAGGCGTGGCAAGCGTGGCAGCGCTACCAGACGATGCTCATCAACGAGTACCGCTTGAATCTGTTGGATCCGCAGGCGCGTAAATTCCTGCAGGAACAGATGGAGCAGTTCCTCTTCGGCACGGGCGCGGGTCCAGAAGCGATCCCCAACTACGTCCCGCCGCAAAACTGA
- the argA gene encoding amino-acid N-acetyltransferase, producing the protein MVPIALEDSKAVAQFVAWLRHSAPYIHAFGGKTFVVAFDGEVAQGERMQRLAYDCNLLAALGIRLVLVHGARPQIDAEMARRGLTPQFHRGMRVTDAEALECVKAAQMVTRLEIEAKLSQGLPNTPMAGSFMRITGGNYLVARPLGVIEGVDYLYTGAVRKVIADEIEADLEQENVVLISPIAASPSGEIFNLSMEEVAAEVAVALHAEKLIFLCDAPGIPTPEGEGVMASVTVTEAQQRLDEAGATFSEDLRAYLPYAIDAVRRGVRRAHLIARDLDGAILLECFTHSGVGTMITRNPVFRYRDATSEDVPALIALIAPMEADGTLVRRNRELLEQEITRFILVEHDGVVVGSAALYPFSEERAGELACLAVAPEYRRAGIGEELLRRIEARARAAGLEKLYVLTTRTAHWFLERGFVEVSVDALPKQKRELYNYQRRSKVFVKTLTQ; encoded by the coding sequence ATGGTGCCGATCGCGCTCGAAGACAGTAAAGCGGTCGCGCAGTTCGTTGCGTGGCTGCGCCATTCGGCACCCTACATCCACGCGTTCGGCGGCAAAACCTTCGTCGTGGCGTTCGACGGTGAAGTGGCGCAAGGCGAACGGATGCAGCGGCTGGCGTACGACTGCAACCTCCTTGCTGCGCTTGGAATCCGTCTGGTGTTGGTGCACGGGGCCAGACCCCAGATCGACGCGGAGATGGCGCGGCGTGGGCTGACGCCACAGTTTCACCGCGGCATGCGCGTCACCGACGCCGAAGCGCTGGAATGCGTGAAAGCGGCGCAGATGGTCACGCGGCTCGAGATCGAAGCCAAGCTCTCGCAGGGGTTGCCGAATACCCCGATGGCGGGAAGCTTCATGCGCATCACCGGTGGCAACTACCTGGTGGCGCGTCCGCTCGGAGTGATCGAAGGGGTCGATTACCTCTACACCGGCGCGGTGCGCAAGGTGATTGCAGACGAAATCGAAGCCGACCTGGAACAAGAGAACGTCGTGCTGATCTCCCCCATCGCCGCGTCGCCCTCGGGCGAAATCTTCAACCTGAGCATGGAAGAGGTGGCAGCCGAAGTCGCGGTGGCGCTACACGCGGAAAAGCTGATCTTTCTCTGCGACGCACCGGGAATCCCGACACCGGAAGGGGAAGGGGTGATGGCGTCGGTGACGGTCACCGAAGCGCAGCAGCGGCTGGACGAAGCTGGCGCGACCTTTTCCGAAGATCTGCGCGCCTACCTGCCGTACGCGATCGACGCGGTACGGCGCGGCGTACGCCGGGCGCACCTCATCGCGCGCGACCTCGACGGAGCGATCTTGCTCGAATGCTTCACCCACTCAGGGGTGGGCACGATGATCACCCGGAATCCCGTCTTTCGCTATCGCGACGCGACCAGCGAAGACGTCCCGGCGCTCATCGCGCTGATTGCGCCGATGGAAGCCGACGGCACCCTGGTGCGGCGCAACCGCGAGCTCCTGGAGCAAGAGATCACCCGCTTCATCCTGGTCGAACACGACGGCGTGGTGGTCGGCTCCGCGGCGCTTTACCCCTTTTCGGAAGAGCGGGCGGGCGAATTGGCGTGCCTTGCGGTCGCGCCGGAATACCGTCGCGCCGGGATCGGCGAGGAGCTGCTGCGTCGGATCGAAGCGCGGGCGCGCGCAGCGGGTTTGGAAAAACTCTACGTGCTGACAACCCGCACCGCCCACTGGTTCCTGGAGCGGGGGTTCGTGGAAGTGAGCGTCGATGCCCTTCCGAAACAGAAGCGAGAACTTTACAATTACCAACGGCGAAGCAAAGTGTTCGTCAAAACGCTCACTCAGTAG
- a CDS encoding RsmE family RNA methyltransferase — MSPLAHEGAGLRAAPKSGIIASKSYRDRGVFPPRFYTPEARSWHTAPQTPWDLPPETAYHALVRRVLPGNPIRLFDGAGREWEGVVVAVGRRTVTVDALQPVTPLPEPPTPRVLATALLPAERLDWVVQKGTELGMTHWVPLVTARSQVGFDAARAEKKRRHWQQVAANACAQCGRATVPEILPVTPLTAFAERLAEWVTPPITWFWLQPGATSVAKRAPPMGGVVLLVGPEGGWHPEEERYFAQHEAVALGLAPWVLRAETAAVAALAQTAVWWSQ; from the coding sequence ATGAGTCCGCTGGCCCATGAAGGGGCTGGACTGCGTGCCGCACCGAAATCTGGGATAATCGCATCGAAATCGTATCGGGACCGTGGCGTGTTTCCTCCCCGTTTTTATACCCCGGAAGCCCGTTCGTGGCACACCGCGCCGCAAACGCCCTGGGATTTGCCGCCGGAAACCGCGTACCACGCGCTGGTGCGGCGCGTTCTGCCGGGCAATCCCATTCGGCTATTCGACGGCGCAGGGCGGGAGTGGGAAGGGGTTGTCGTGGCGGTTGGTCGCCGCACCGTGACGGTAGATGCGTTGCAGCCGGTCACGCCGCTACCCGAACCCCCAACGCCGCGGGTACTCGCCACCGCACTTCTTCCCGCGGAGCGGCTCGACTGGGTGGTGCAAAAGGGAACGGAACTTGGGATGACCCATTGGGTGCCGCTTGTCACGGCGCGCAGCCAGGTGGGGTTCGATGCCGCGCGCGCGGAGAAGAAACGGCGGCACTGGCAACAGGTGGCGGCGAACGCCTGCGCGCAGTGCGGTCGGGCAACCGTACCGGAAATCCTCCCGGTGACACCCCTGACGGCATTCGCGGAACGCCTTGCCGAATGGGTCACGCCACCGATCACCTGGTTCTGGTTGCAGCCGGGAGCTACGTCGGTGGCAAAGCGCGCACCGCCCATGGGCGGTGTCGTGCTCCTCGTGGGGCCGGAAGGGGGGTGGCACCCCGAAGAGGAACGATACTTCGCCCAACATGAGGCGGTCGCGTTGGGGCTGGCGCCGTGGGTGTTGCGGGCCGAAACTGCAGCGGTCGCGGCGCTCGCGCAAACGGCGGTGTGGTGGTCACAATGA
- a CDS encoding ArsR/SmtB family transcription factor: protein MNANEAIDALSALASAPRLALFRLLVREEPTGLVAGEIAERLGMSPSQVTFHAKTLERAGLVMSNPEGRFVRYRAAIPQMHALIAYLTEECCAGQREVCATMRAESGIDDHWFQSTEEPCR from the coding sequence ATGAATGCCAACGAAGCGATCGACGCCCTCTCTGCCCTTGCCTCGGCACCCCGGCTTGCCCTTTTCCGCCTCTTGGTCCGCGAGGAGCCGACGGGGTTGGTTGCCGGCGAAATCGCCGAACGTCTTGGGATGAGCCCCAGCCAGGTCACGTTCCACGCGAAGACGCTCGAACGCGCCGGGCTCGTGATGAGCAACCCCGAAGGGCGTTTCGTCCGCTACCGCGCCGCAATTCCCCAAATGCATGCGCTCATCGCCTATCTCACCGAGGAGTGCTGCGCTGGGCAACGGGAGGTGTGCGCGACGATGCGTGCCGAATCGGGCATTGACGATCACTGGTTTCAATCAACCGAGGAGCCATGCCGATGA
- a CDS encoding arsenate reductase ArsC, with translation MTEKRNDPSKPPMVFDVWAERGTSYGIARTKNATVILDTDMAGRHDAFNPAELLLAALSACMLKGVERIIPILNFSLRHVAIRLHGERRDVPPALARICYTIGVDSVENDRRLDLLHENLRKYGTVFNTIAPGTQLSGSIHRMKRVLVLCTGNSCRSQMAEAILNHDLAPFVRAFSAGVAPQSEVAPNALEALRRAELPTEGLAPKDVAQFLDEPFDLVVTVCDHAREACPVFPRPIPTLHMAFPDPHGQPLAAFEAVRDAIRAHLVPAVAQALAVPFAQENA, from the coding sequence ATGACGGAAAAACGGAACGATCCGTCGAAACCACCCATGGTATTCGACGTTTGGGCAGAACGGGGCACCTCCTACGGAATCGCTCGCACCAAAAACGCAACCGTAATTCTCGATACCGATATGGCGGGGCGACACGATGCGTTCAACCCTGCCGAACTGCTTCTCGCTGCGCTGAGTGCCTGCATGCTTAAGGGCGTGGAGCGCATCATTCCCATTCTCAATTTTTCCTTGCGCCATGTAGCGATTCGTCTGCACGGTGAGCGACGCGATGTCCCGCCTGCCCTTGCTCGGATCTGCTACACGATTGGGGTAGACAGCGTGGAGAATGACCGGCGGCTTGATCTCCTACACGAAAATCTACGCAAATACGGTACCGTCTTCAATACAATCGCGCCGGGCACCCAGCTCAGCGGTTCTATACACCGCATGAAACGGGTTTTGGTACTCTGCACCGGTAACTCGTGCCGATCGCAAATGGCCGAGGCGATCCTCAATCACGACCTCGCTCCGTTCGTTCGCGCTTTCTCGGCAGGCGTTGCGCCGCAGTCCGAAGTGGCGCCGAACGCGCTCGAAGCGCTACGGCGCGCCGAACTCCCCACCGAAGGGCTCGCGCCGAAGGATGTGGCACAGTTTCTCGACGAACCGTTCGATCTTGTGGTCACGGTGTGCGACCACGCCCGTGAGGCGTGCCCCGTCTTTCCCCGCCCCATTCCCACGTTACACATGGCCTTTCCCGATCCGCACGGGCAGCCGCTCGCCGCGTTCGAAGCGGTACGGGACGCGATCCGCGCCCATTTGGTCCCTGCGGTTGCCCAAGCGTTGGCCGTTCCTTTCGCCCAGGAGAACGCGTGA
- the arsB gene encoding ACR3 family arsenite efflux transporter, with protein sequence MSAQCDVTARRAAGAPLGFFERYLTLWVALCIVAGIVLGKVVPGFFQAIGRMEVAQVNLPVGLLIWVMIIPMLIKIDFSALGGVTAHWRGIAVTLFVNWAVKPFSMALLAWLFVRHLFAEWLPTEQHDAYVAGLILLAAAPCTAMVFVWSRLCNGNPYFTLTQVALNDIIMVFAFAPIVGFLLGVSKIEVPWETLFLSVVLYIVIPVVLAQIWRRRLLAQGEAVYEAALVKLGHASIAALLITLVLLFGFQGEIILDQPLIIALLAVPILIQVFFNSTLAYLLNRTVGEKHEVAGPSALIGASNFFELAVAAAIALFGFESGAALATVVGVLIEVPVMLAVVAIVNRTRAWYEGRAARETAAL encoded by the coding sequence ATGAGCGCCCAATGTGACGTCACAGCGCGCCGCGCGGCAGGCGCGCCCCTCGGTTTTTTCGAACGTTACTTGACCCTTTGGGTGGCGCTTTGCATCGTCGCCGGGATCGTTCTGGGGAAAGTGGTCCCCGGTTTCTTTCAAGCGATCGGCCGTATGGAGGTCGCTCAGGTCAATTTGCCGGTCGGTCTCCTCATCTGGGTGATGATCATCCCGATGCTCATCAAGATCGACTTTTCCGCATTGGGTGGCGTCACCGCGCATTGGCGCGGCATTGCGGTGACGCTCTTCGTCAACTGGGCGGTCAAGCCCTTTTCGATGGCGCTCTTGGCGTGGCTGTTCGTCCGGCATCTGTTCGCGGAATGGCTCCCCACCGAGCAGCACGACGCCTACGTTGCCGGGTTGATCCTGCTTGCCGCTGCGCCGTGCACGGCGATGGTCTTCGTCTGGAGTCGGCTGTGCAACGGCAATCCCTATTTCACTTTGACGCAAGTGGCGCTGAACGACATCATCATGGTTTTTGCGTTCGCACCGATCGTCGGTTTTCTCTTGGGCGTTTCGAAAATCGAAGTCCCCTGGGAGACGCTCTTCCTTTCCGTGGTGCTCTATATCGTGATCCCGGTGGTGCTTGCGCAGATCTGGCGCCGTCGGTTGCTTGCGCAAGGCGAAGCGGTCTATGAAGCCGCGCTGGTGAAGTTGGGCCATGCGTCGATTGCGGCGCTCCTCATCACCCTGGTGCTGCTCTTTGGCTTTCAAGGGGAGATCATCCTCGATCAGCCGCTCATCATCGCGCTTTTGGCGGTGCCGATCCTCATTCAGGTCTTTTTCAATTCGACCTTGGCGTATCTCCTCAACCGCACAGTAGGGGAAAAACACGAGGTCGCCGGCCCGTCGGCGCTCATCGGCGCGTCCAACTTTTTCGAATTGGCCGTTGCGGCAGCGATTGCCCTCTTCGGCTTCGAGTCGGGTGCGGCGCTGGCTACGGTGGTGGGCGTCTTGATCGAAGTACCGGTGATGCTCGCAGTGGTGGCGATCGTGAACCGCACCCGCGCGTGGTATGAAGGCCGAGCGGCCCGCGAAACTGCTGCGCTTTGA
- a CDS encoding permease, which translates to MTASSNTTAPNPAPPTHLGWFVGIPTAAVVWWFAYSHLTDWADWVVATLGLRRETHLGEAVHFFAYDAPKVLLLLLGIVFVMGVVQTFFAPERTRALLSGKRLGIGNFLAALLGIVTPFCSCSAVPLFIGFLSAGVPLGVTFSFLISAPMINEVALALLFGLFGWKVAALYLVTGLSIAIAAGLVIGKLKMERYLQDWVRDIHMGDAALPTGTTLTWNDRFAAGLRHVREIVGKVWPYVLIGIAVGAGIHGYVPEELMAKLLGKDAPWWALPAAVAMGVPMYTNAAGIIPVVEALITKGAALGTTLAFMMSVIALSLPEMLILRNVLKLPLIATFAGVVAMGILFVGYLFNVLLN; encoded by the coding sequence ATGACTGCTTCCTCGAACACAACAGCCCCCAACCCGGCACCGCCGACGCATCTTGGCTGGTTCGTAGGCATCCCGACGGCTGCGGTGGTGTGGTGGTTCGCCTATTCGCACCTTACCGATTGGGCCGATTGGGTGGTCGCCACCCTAGGCTTGCGCCGTGAGACCCATCTGGGTGAGGCGGTGCACTTTTTCGCTTATGACGCGCCCAAAGTGCTGCTGTTGCTCTTGGGTATCGTTTTCGTGATGGGCGTCGTGCAGACCTTTTTTGCCCCCGAGCGCACCCGGGCGCTCCTTTCGGGCAAGCGGCTGGGCATTGGCAATTTTCTCGCGGCGCTTCTGGGCATCGTCACCCCGTTTTGCTCCTGCTCGGCAGTACCGCTCTTCATCGGTTTCCTCTCCGCGGGCGTCCCATTGGGGGTCACCTTTTCGTTCCTCATCTCCGCGCCGATGATCAATGAGGTGGCGCTGGCACTGCTCTTCGGCCTCTTTGGCTGGAAAGTGGCCGCGCTCTATCTGGTCACCGGGTTGTCGATTGCGATCGCCGCGGGGCTTGTGATCGGCAAGCTCAAGATGGAGCGCTACCTACAAGATTGGGTGCGCGACATTCACATGGGAGACGCCGCATTGCCCACGGGAACCACACTGACCTGGAACGACCGCTTTGCCGCGGGGCTGCGCCATGTGCGGGAGATCGTCGGCAAAGTGTGGCCCTATGTCCTCATTGGGATCGCCGTGGGCGCCGGAATCCACGGCTACGTCCCAGAGGAGTTGATGGCAAAGCTCTTGGGCAAAGATGCGCCGTGGTGGGCGTTGCCTGCCGCGGTAGCGATGGGGGTACCGATGTACACCAACGCGGCAGGGATCATCCCGGTGGTCGAAGCGCTCATCACCAAAGGGGCCGCGCTGGGCACGACGTTGGCGTTCATGATGAGCGTGATCGCACTTTCGCTACCGGAGATGCTCATTCTGCGTAACGTTTTGAAATTGCCCCTGATCGCGACGTTCGCTGGCGTCGTGGCCATGGGGATTTTGTTCGTCGGTTATCTCTTCAACGTGCTGTTGAACTGA
- a CDS encoding thioredoxin family protein, whose protein sequence is MEIKVLGTGCANCKNTVQLIESVANALGVSVQLEKVESLPEIMRYGVMSTPGVVIDGKVVHAGSVPTRAQVESWLRPES, encoded by the coding sequence ATGGAAATCAAAGTTTTGGGTACCGGCTGTGCGAATTGTAAGAATACGGTACAACTGATCGAGTCGGTAGCCAATGCGTTGGGCGTCTCTGTTCAACTGGAAAAAGTGGAATCACTGCCCGAGATCATGCGCTACGGGGTGATGAGCACACCGGGTGTTGTGATCGACGGGAAAGTGGTTCATGCCGGCAGCGTTCCCACGCGCGCGCAAGTGGAATCCTGGTTGAGACCGGAGTCGTGA
- a CDS encoding dynamin family protein — protein MALGQYLIDFDAWRGSVRSALLIVQQALSDAGVAGRERVRARLLEAFDAVDTQRLRVAFLAEFSRGKTELINALFFADHGERILPSRTGRTTMCPTELEWFDGATPEVLLLPIAAARDVTLRDARMQPELWTRRPFDPQDTQSVLAATQGVCEVEQVSVDEAESLGFRIDPSGENGLEPQPDGTVLVPAWRHAIIRYPHPLLAAGLVIVDTPGLNAIGAEIDLTLSLLPECQAIVFVLGVDTGVTRSDLAVWRRFIQSGGDRSAATLVVLNKIDALEDGLRSEAEIEAEIDARVADVAHHLGVSVSHIFPLSAQRALVGRIRRDDALVTRSRITEFEAALSEALVDRRLEISEIHLKAALEGLLAATGIEAKLTQLHGQLEELNGLRHKNRARMLYLLKKVQSEKEELDALAERSKAAKALFAREAKALLELIGRRRIRAEVEQVVAALQQATFSAQMRSEIERFFDRISEWLEEGNRKLGELKTMVDKLYHRFETEYGLKCDPPSEPPQYETFIASIQDVREAALEQVAGWGFLLAHGKKRVIEQFASLVGREIEARWERHYRQFLAWVRVVMVPMDEALAEQAEALEKRMQSLARIRDSVDTLEPQIAVLEAEYQAWQDHRARIAAAIDGVRSAAGL, from the coding sequence ATGGCACTGGGTCAGTACCTGATCGATTTCGACGCGTGGCGGGGGTCGGTTCGCTCGGCGCTCCTAATCGTGCAGCAGGCGCTTAGCGATGCCGGAGTGGCTGGGCGTGAGCGCGTGCGCGCCCGGTTGCTCGAAGCGTTCGATGCCGTGGATACCCAACGGCTGCGGGTCGCGTTCCTGGCCGAATTCTCCCGTGGCAAGACCGAACTGATCAACGCGCTTTTTTTTGCCGACCATGGCGAACGGATATTGCCGTCGCGGACGGGGCGCACCACGATGTGCCCAACCGAGCTCGAATGGTTCGACGGTGCAACCCCCGAAGTGCTGCTCTTGCCGATCGCTGCCGCGCGCGACGTCACGTTACGCGACGCCCGCATGCAGCCGGAGCTCTGGACGCGGCGACCGTTCGACCCGCAGGACACGCAGAGCGTCTTAGCGGCAACGCAAGGGGTTTGCGAAGTCGAACAGGTGTCGGTCGATGAGGCGGAGTCGCTCGGATTTCGCATCGACCCCAGCGGCGAAAACGGGCTCGAACCGCAGCCCGACGGAACCGTTCTGGTTCCGGCCTGGCGCCACGCGATCATCCGCTATCCGCACCCGCTCCTCGCCGCGGGGCTGGTGATCGTCGATACCCCCGGACTCAACGCGATCGGTGCGGAGATCGACCTCACCCTGTCGCTGTTGCCCGAATGTCAAGCCATCGTCTTCGTGCTGGGTGTCGATACGGGTGTTACCCGCAGCGACCTCGCGGTTTGGCGCCGGTTCATCCAAAGCGGTGGTGACCGCTCCGCTGCGACCTTGGTGGTGCTTAACAAGATCGACGCGCTGGAGGATGGGCTGCGCAGCGAAGCCGAGATCGAAGCGGAGATCGACGCGCGGGTCGCCGACGTCGCGCACCATTTGGGCGTTTCGGTCTCGCACATTTTCCCGCTTTCGGCGCAACGGGCCCTGGTGGGGCGCATTCGACGCGACGACGCGTTGGTGACGCGGTCGCGGATCACGGAGTTCGAAGCGGCGCTTTCCGAAGCGCTGGTCGATCGTCGTCTGGAGATCAGCGAAATTCACCTCAAAGCCGCGTTGGAGGGGCTCCTTGCCGCAACTGGGATCGAAGCCAAATTGACGCAGCTCCACGGCCAGCTGGAAGAGCTCAACGGGCTGCGCCACAAGAACCGCGCTCGGATGCTCTACCTCCTCAAGAAGGTGCAGAGCGAAAAAGAGGAGCTCGACGCATTGGCCGAGCGCAGCAAAGCGGCGAAAGCGCTGTTCGCTCGTGAAGCGAAAGCGCTGCTCGAACTCATCGGTCGGCGGCGGATTCGCGCAGAAGTCGAGCAGGTGGTCGCGGCGCTCCAGCAGGCGACCTTTTCAGCGCAGATGCGCAGCGAAATCGAACGTTTTTTCGATCGCATCTCGGAGTGGCTTGAGGAAGGCAACCGCAAACTCGGCGAATTGAAAACGATGGTGGACAAGCTCTACCACCGCTTCGAAACGGAGTATGGGCTCAAATGCGATCCCCCTTCGGAGCCGCCGCAGTACGAGACCTTCATCGCGAGCATCCAGGACGTACGGGAAGCAGCGCTCGAACAGGTGGCCGGGTGGGGGTTTCTGCTCGCGCACGGCAAAAAACGGGTGATCGAGCAGTTTGCGTCGCTGGTTGGGCGGGAGATCGAAGCCCGTTGGGAACGCCACTACCGTCAGTTTCTGGCGTGGGTTCGGGTGGTGATGGTGCCGATGGACGAAGCATTGGCCGAACAAGCCGAAGCGCTGGAAAAGCGGATGCAAAGCCTGGCGCGCATCCGCGATTCCGTAGACACCCTGGAACCCCAGATCGCGGTGCTCGAAGCCGAGTACCAGGCGTGGCAAGACCACCGCGCCCGCATTGCCGCGGCAATCGACGGGGTTCGTTCCGCGGCGGGGCTTTGA
- the mutM gene encoding bifunctional DNA-formamidopyrimidine glycosylase/DNA-(apurinic or apyrimidinic site) lyase: MPELPEVETVKRGLMPLIGQQWRHTTVRRADLRRPLDASAFLPWRDATVCAVTRRAKVVALELARADGARAYLRFHLGMSGRLYFTDPASDWLPHEHLELAFSASVLRFRDPRRFGWCDLLPADDYARWSATLAPEPFSPALTPEWAMHRAGRASIKAVLLSGRVVVGVGNIYACEALYHAGIAPQRPAETLSADEWARLIAAVRAVLDAAIAAGGTSFRDYVTVDGAQGWFQLQLAVYGQEGKPCGRCGTPIERIVQQRRSTWWCPRCQAD; this comes from the coding sequence ATGCCAGAATTGCCTGAGGTCGAAACGGTCAAGCGAGGACTGATGCCACTCATCGGTCAGCAGTGGCGGCACACTACCGTTCGCCGGGCAGACCTACGCCGTCCACTCGATGCTTCGGCATTTTTGCCGTGGCGCGATGCTACGGTCTGCGCCGTCACCCGGCGCGCCAAAGTGGTGGCGTTGGAACTGGCGCGTGCAGACGGTGCGCGCGCCTATCTGCGCTTTCACCTGGGGATGAGTGGGCGGCTCTACTTCACGGATCCCGCGTCTGATTGGCTGCCTCACGAACATCTGGAGCTCGCTTTTTCTGCGTCGGTCCTGCGCTTTCGCGATCCGCGCCGCTTCGGTTGGTGCGACCTGTTGCCAGCCGACGACTATGCCCGTTGGTCGGCAACCCTCGCGCCCGAACCCTTTTCACCCGCATTGACCCCGGAATGGGCGATGCACCGCGCCGGACGTGCCAGCATCAAAGCGGTGCTGCTTTCTGGTCGTGTCGTGGTGGGCGTGGGCAACATCTATGCGTGTGAGGCGCTCTACCACGCCGGGATTGCGCCGCAGCGCCCAGCGGAAACGCTTTCCGCGGACGAATGGGCGCGACTCATCGCGGCAGTGCGTGCGGTGCTCGACGCCGCGATCGCCGCTGGTGGGACCAGCTTTCGGGACTACGTCACCGTCGATGGCGCGCAAGGGTGGTTTCAATTGCAGCTTGCGGTCTATGGGCAAGAGGGGAAGCCTTGCGGCCGGTGCGGGACGCCGATCGAACGGATCGTGCAGCAGAGGCGAAGCACCTGGTGGTGCCCGCGGTGTCAGGCGGATTGA
- a CDS encoding AzlD domain-containing protein encodes MAEAHGVWGWGYLPIFLLLFWATWLTRGAFLLFGEKVRLPQSVQMWLRYAPAAALGALVAPDLFLAGGEVAFKPELVAAVVVMVSAAFWRNPWAPFALGMLTLVALQNAFPG; translated from the coding sequence ATGGCAGAAGCACACGGCGTCTGGGGTTGGGGCTATCTTCCCATTTTTTTGCTCCTCTTTTGGGCCACTTGGCTCACCCGCGGCGCGTTCTTGCTGTTCGGGGAAAAGGTACGGTTACCGCAATCGGTGCAGATGTGGTTGCGCTACGCCCCCGCGGCAGCGCTGGGCGCGCTGGTTGCACCAGACCTCTTTCTGGCCGGTGGGGAAGTCGCGTTCAAGCCGGAGCTGGTTGCGGCAGTGGTGGTGATGGTCTCCGCCGCGTTCTGGCGCAACCCGTGGGCCCCTTTCGCGTTGGGGATGCTGACGCTGGTGGCGCTACAAAACGCGTTCCCGGGGTAG